ACCGCACAACGCAGCAACTCCAAAGCCCGCAACCAATGTCTTTCGCATTTTGTTATCCTTTTTCTAAGATCGCTCGCGCGAACCGCACTCCAACCATGCGCCCACAGCGCTCTGACGCGCAGCAAACGCCCGCCAGACCAGCATATTGCAGACGCGCTGATCGTGCGCCAGCGGTGCACACTGTGATGTTCGGTTCAGCATGGCTCCTGGGACGGACCCCCAACGCTATTGTCTGAAGAACCCAACCGGAGACCCGACATGCGCTTCATTCCTGCATTCGTTGCAGTGCCGATCGTCTGCCTGACGATCGGGTGTGAACGATCTGTGCCTTATTCAGACTCTGTTCCAACGCCGCCTTCCTCGACGGAGCCCTCAGCGTCATCGCCCAAACGGGGTATTGGCACTCAAGTCTCTGCGCCCGACGTTCGGCTCTCGACGCCTGAAGGTGTGTTCGTCAATCTCGCCGACGCTTTGGGTTCGGGTCCGGTCGTGGTCATCTTCTATCGCGGGGGATGGTGCCCGTTTTGTACCGGCCATTTGTCCGCCTGGCAGGACCGCCTGGCCGAACTTGATTCGCTGGGCGCTTCGCTCATCGCGATCACGCCTGAACGTCCGGATCGCGTCGGGGCTGGGCAGGCCGAACACAATTATGGTTTTGCGGTGCTCTCTGACGCCCAAGGCGAAGCTGCACGCGCATTCGATCTTCAGTTCACGATCGACGCCAAGACCCGGGAGTTATACCAAACCTACGACATCGACCTCTCGCAGTTCAACGCCTCGGGAACGTGGGACATGGTCATTCCTGCCACATATGTGATCGACTCGGGAGGCGTCATTCGATACGCGTATGTCAATGAAGACTACCGCACGCGTGCGGAAGTAGATGACGTTCTTGAAGCGGTACGAAGTTTGCCGTGATTCCGCGCGTTACGCAAGCCGCCAACAGAGCCAAGCCTTTGTGTGACTCGTGCGATACGATCTGGTAACCCCTGGCCCTGTAGCTCAGCGGTTAGAGCAGGCGACTCATAATCGCTCGGTCTCCGGTTCGAATCCGGGCGGGGCCATTCTGGGATCGGGCACGAAAGGCACTTAGGCCAGACCGTGTTCGTTGAGCCAGTGTTCGGCGTCCAACGCGGCTTGGCAGCCCATGCCCGCTGCGGTCACCGCCTGCCGATAGCGCGGGTCGGCCACGTCGCCGGCTGCAAATACGCCCGGAATGGTCGTGTGACTGCTTCGGCTGCGCAAGACCACATACCCCTTGTCATCCAGCTCCACCCCGGTTCCACGCAGAAACTTCGTTGTGGGGGTGTGCCCGATCGCTACGAAAAGTCCCTTGACATCGAGCGTCGAACGCTCCTGCGTAATGGTGTCCTCGAGCAATACGCCGGTAATCGTGTCGCCACCCAGAACATCGACCACGA
This is a stretch of genomic DNA from Phycisphaeraceae bacterium. It encodes these proteins:
- a CDS encoding AhpC/TSA family protein, whose product is MRFIPAFVAVPIVCLTIGCERSVPYSDSVPTPPSSTEPSASSPKRGIGTQVSAPDVRLSTPEGVFVNLADALGSGPVVVIFYRGGWCPFCTGHLSAWQDRLAELDSLGASLIAITPERPDRVGAGQAEHNYGFAVLSDAQGEAARAFDLQFTIDAKTRELYQTYDIDLSQFNASGTWDMVIPATYVIDSGGVIRYAYVNEDYRTRAEVDDVLEAVRSLP